From the Echeneis naucrates chromosome 7, fEcheNa1.1, whole genome shotgun sequence genome, the window ctttatctcttctccctctctctcttgtcAACCTTTTCAAAAAGCATCTATATTCTCACACTAGGCTGTAGGGGCATGTTGTCATGTTGCTATGCTACCTGAATGTCAAACAGTACGTCAGAGTGATGGCAGAGTGTGAATGTACAATAAAGACAATTTCTCTGAACAGAGAGCAAACTGGAGGATTTGAAGAAGGGTAAAGTGTACggaagaaatgaaaaagcataaatattagcattttgaaaatgtgtggctACTAAATATCAGAGTCAATGTCATGCTGAAAATTAACTACTGTGGAATTTAACAGTGTAACAAAAGagcctttttaaaaaagttaaaagtgtTTAACCTTTTTGATGTATTCAAATTATGTTTTGTACACAGTATTAGAGacatcacaaataaaatattatatctGTCAACTCTATGAGTCTTTCTACCTTGAGCTGCAGTAAACCAGCGCCACAGATTCCAACAGTCAGGGGTTCATAGGTCAAAAACCGGAGGAACCAATcctgttaataaataaaactacgCTCATTGTTCTGATACAACCGCTCCATCTGACTACGACAGCCATATTGGTCACTAACAGGTGCATTTCAATTAGTCTGCTTAATAAACAACATGCAATTGCTAACtagaaaacattaacaaaacTATTTAACAATATAGTCTTCTGAAAAATTggaatgaaaacacttttttcatAATCAATTTGAGATGCATGCAGcatcagggtgtgtgtgtgtgtgtgtgtgtggccaatGGACATGGCCAATGCATTCCACATGATGGTGTTTTTAAGGAAAGTATAAAACTTTTCAATGTTGAGAAGTACTTCTCAGTTGGTCATAGGAGTCGTGTTGAGGTTCTTCAACTTTGCAAAGGACACCAAGAGTTTTTCAAGTACAAAAATCAAACTCCACATCAAATTTAATAATCATCTCAAAAGGCAGCACAGCTCTGGAAAACCTCAGTGTGCAGAGAGCAATGAGCGATGAGCGAGTTCTGCCAAGCCTTGGGAACAGCGTAagtgccttgtggctggggtttgaacctcGGCCCTCTAcgtgcaaagcatgcactctaccactggGCTGCATTCCTAGGCAATAGAGACACTATtaatgttactatttatttctTAAATCAAGCAATCAGTACAGTAAtcagattacttttttttgaCAGATCAGTCAATCAGTAATCAGTAGTTGGACTAAATTTCAGCACTTCAACACTggtgttgatgtgtttttaatttaaacagattttattcCATATACTTCTTTGTGTACCTTACAATACCATTGTTACATTTATCTAGCTGTTCAGCATTGCTAAACCTgcccaaacaaaaataacttaCTGTTGTTTAGATGGCTGTGGCTACTTCCAAGATACCATTTGAAGTTGTCTTCTCCTGAGACAACAGGTCAGCCAGCCAGGGACAATGAATGGTGGGTGTGAATGTGAAAGACAGATGTCTAATTAcaatacataaacaaaaaaacaagccttcactcaaaaaaataaaaaaataaataattgtaagCGATTGGCTACAAATATTAACAGGCATGTAGggactgtatgtatgtatgtatgtatactGCCCCCTGTGGAAAGGAAAACCAATCAAGTATCCATCCTCAGGTCACATGCTTCATGGATGTATATACACAGAGTGAATGGTGACAGGCGCTGTCAGAATTATAATTATTGCGcaagtttttcatgtttatgtaGAATTTCTTGTCTGGCGTCTGCTTCTCTCTTTACCCCCGGTCCCCCCCTCGGGTCAAGACAGATGGCCAAACCCCTGGGCCTGCTTCTGCCTCctaaaagaagtttttcctttccactaTCACCAGTGCTTGCTTTTGGAGGGAAATGTTGGGTCCCTTTAACAACTCCATCaatagtttggtctagacctgctctgagtgtaaagtgccttgatgtgactttgttacgATTTGGGGctatattaatacatttgatttgatgtggATGTTTCGAGGGGGCAGCACACCCTCCATTGACTAGCCGCCACTGATAACATCACAAAGGGTGAAGCCAAGCTTGATTTGCACTCAAAGGTTTCTATTTTGGCTATTTACGGCTATGGTACTGTGGAAATTCAGCTACTGGGTTTGTGGTAGAGAAAAAGTGATATATCAATATTCTAAATTAAGTTGTGAATTTCAAGATTATTATATTACCTTGGTTCTataaaagcagagagaggaatggGGCAGGTTCTGTTTCTGCATTTGCAgtacttacacacacaaaaaccctcCAGATTAAAAGGTGTTCAACTTGGAAACATGGATAAATATGATGATATTATAGTCCAACTTTTCATGAAAATACATAAGCGGAGAtaatttgatggcacagaggatAATACGGATTACGCTGAAATTAAACATGATTATCACCGATATTTACATCCGATTCAATCCCCTTGATAAGTCCAGCCAGCTCCTTGCCATGTTTGCCTACACAAAGACCTGCCATAACAGACAGTTATTACAGTTTGGGGAGAGGTGCTCAGAGAGGTTTGGTAATTTATACCGTCAAACCACTCTACTTCTTCTTTCTCCAAGCAGCTTATTCTTTCCTCAATGATGACCATCTTCTACACCTGTGCAGGCTGACAGGAGCAGAGGTCCAGTTCACAGAGATATCGGGGTGGGGGTAGTGTATAAAAACATAGAAATGTGGTACATTGACAGCAATTTGACAAGATGGCATGAGAGGTACACTGATGGAGCTACAGACTGATGGAGAGAGATGGGTTGAAGGAGAGAGGGATTGACAGTCAAAATGATAGAGGGAGAGAttgggggtggtggtggagggagtGGGGTGAGGAGTGCTTCTGGATTAAGTGATAGAGTGTCACCAGTTGGTGATATTTGTGCGAAGGGGCGGAGGGAAGACTCCTGGAGAATATGTCacatcatgaaaatgaaattcttcCAAAACACTCACAACATTTATAGAGATATATTTATGGGGATTCTTGACCAGCTGTGCCTCTAAGATGGCTCCCTTTATCACAAATACCCCGAGAAACCTGTACGAATTGGATCGTTATGATGAACTACCCTGTGGGGCAGCCCCCTAAATCCTCGACGCACAATGCATAATCCTGTAAAATGGATTCACTACGCCATTTTTCACACCCATGCTTCCTGGAGTTACATAAGCATATAcagtaaaaaatgtttaaacagaTTCTGACTCTTCTCtaacaaagaaataaagtggAAAGAGCACATTTTGCTAACTCatgttttaatattatatatttaatattttttcatgtcCATTCCAATGGATGCAATGACAAAATGGGCgtaaaatgtcagaaagacTTATGAGAAATaaggttgggttttttttcacATAGCAGTCAATCAGGTACATCTAGAACTGGATGTTTGCTTGGCTTTGAGTCTGTGTACAGTTCTGAACATACACAGTAATTTGCTATATCACAGCATGGTTAGGGAACAACAGTGAGGTCATCACCAGGAAAACCCAGAGCCTGcaagaacacaaagaaagaatgCACATGAACACAATAGACGTATGACTGTGGATAAGActacctgaaaaaaaaaaaaaaaatctgtttttcccTCAGTAAACTATCATGGAACTTCCACCACATCACCATACTTTTGATTGTAGGCTAATGAACTGATAACATGTTTACTAGGAATGGAACTGGAAGCTGAACTTGAGACATCAGTTTTTGGATGGTTTCATGTACCTCATTTTCAATGAGCAGCCTTGAAGCAGTTTCAGTGTGGCACAAAGCATAAGGGGACGTTGCACTTGACACAAAGGACATGTGTTTTTCCTGTACAGTATGGCATCTTGCATCTGGTagcctctttcttttctttctctctctatatatatatatatatatatatatacgctGTACAGAAATGTGGTCAACAGTTGGTTGGAGTACAGGCTGGACGGCAAGAAGGACAATATCCAGACCAAAGACATCCAGGATCTCCTCCACTTCAAGATGAATGTGGCCCAGTGTCCAGTGAGAGTTAATAAAACAGTGGCAGTAAAACATGGAAGACTCGGTATGTCTCCAGAACCATAACAAGTCCCACACAGACCAGTTAAGAGACCTCTACCTGAAGTGTAGTATGACATGGTAGACCACAtgccaaatgaagaaaagaaagaggttACCATATGCAAGATGCCATCCTGTACAAGAAAACACATCGACAAGTGCAacgttattttatttatatatgtataaataaaataatatgtatatttatatatatatatatataaaactaagAATAGATAAACTCAAACAAAATGCTATACCTATGAAAAGCTTTACATGGACAGGACAGGACGCTAAATGTGAGTGTTCACTAAACTCGCTCggctttgaaaaaaatgatatatattaaaactaacttttaatatttaacttgTTAAACGGTTAAAATAATACTGACGGCACATTTGTGTGGCCAGCATGAACATAAACGTATATTTTGATTGAAAAATGCGCATTTATTCCTCCCTCTCCGTGGTCGCTCCGATGTTGGTCACGCCCTCAGAGGCCATGATTGTGATTGGACAATCAGTAATCAATCAGTAACCAGCATTGGTGACGTCATTCAAttacaaagttttttttggtTACGAGACAAAATACGTCATGTCTATTCCAATGGACGCGGGTTCCGAAGGGGGTGTCGTCGACAAATGagtatttatatagcgccatATAAGTATTTATAaataattgataaaaaaaattgtggtgGAGGAGAAGCacaaaatcagacaaaaaaaattaaataatcgCTAATATCCACCATGTTGAATTTCAAAGCCCCGTTGCCATAGCGACGcttgatatatttttgtttctatcAGCGCGAACTCAACTAGCTGGAGCGCCCATAAACGGCCAAAACACCGGAGACAGCAGAGGCCACCTATCCGTTGCATCTGTCCTCTGCACACTATGGTGAGCGAAACTtcatgcaaatataaacaaacattgaaaaaaTTCTCTTGCTACGGTGGCAGAGATTGTAAGCTATCATTAGCTGCTCAGTATTGGACTGCAGATTTGCTattttgctgtcagctggttcAGCCTTGCACCATTTCTATGCTAACTTTGACCAGCCACCCAAAAACAAAGGTGCGGGGAAAAAAACCGCAAAGACCAGGACGCCCACGCTGATCGACGGCCTCACCAAGGATGAGATGTCCAAGGAGCAGGTCAGGGCTGAAATGTCCAGCATGTAGACTCATGTTTGAATGTTCTATATCAGGAGAAAAGGGACCTTTCCTAAAAGTTAGTATTGCACTTTCACAGAAATGCCCCCCAAAAGACAGGTTTCACAATAAATTGAACCTGAAAAAACCAAGATGTCTGTTCTTTTAGTTTTTGGGCCAAGTCCAGATGTTAAAAGTCAACACAGTCTGCGTGCTGCATGTGTAATATTTAATATGATAGTAATAGTATAATGGTATGATTGTCCAGTGTCTAATCGCATAGAACAACTTAGTAGTGGATTGCCTATTTAAGATCTAATTGAGGCAATAAACTAAAGTATCGCTGTTATCTTGCCatattgaaatacatttctgtgtgtttcagcttgAAGAGCACATTGTGCGCATTCAAGGAGAGTTGGatatagagagagaggagataaacTATCttcagagggagagggacaaCATCCACACTTACTGGGAAAGTACAGACAGGCAGCTAGAGGAGGTTAAGGCTAAACTTCAAAACGTAGAGAAGGAGATAGAGATGGATGAGGCGCAGCATCAAGTAAAAATCAAGGTGAGGGTAATATGGAGAGGATAACATCAAAATATACTGTGGCTACACAGTAACATTTCATCCAAattgaggtttttattttaatccagaACATGCCCATAAACAGAAcagtttttaaatgcatttcaaaGTATTGGCACAATAATGCATTCTTTTGAGATGCACATTTATTCCTTGCTAGTTATTCATGTTTCGGCACATTTGTCGAAaatattgtttagttttttctgataatgaattaatttaagGCGGAATTATTTCCAACATTCATTGAACATTTTTTCCTCCCCACTAGGTATATAAGCAGAAGATGAAGCACCTTCTGTGTGAACACCAGAACACAGTCACTGAGTTGAAAGCAGAAAGCTTAGTCTCCACAGAGGTGCTGCAAAATGAGCAAGAACAATTGGAGGATGAGCTTCATAAGGGAATGATAGCTGTCATGGTGGAAATGCAGCAACTTGACAATGAAAATCTCTTAAAAGAGCTTGAAATGGTTTGTTGGATCCACCAAAGATCTTTGGTGGATTCCTGGTTTCTATTTTTCATGATACATATTAATAAGATGACTTAAAAAACGTTTTTCAAAACCGAGTTTAATTATTATCTCAATAGAAACACAACGAAGAAATTACTCAAGCGAGGATCATGTGGGAGAAGCTCATTACCGGTAAATAACTTATCTCAACTTGGGTTGAATTCAGTGTGCTGTCATAATCTGATTTAGAAACAGTTATTTGTTGCTATTGAAATAGAGATTAAATCTGTGTATGATGACAAGTTGAAGATGCAGCAGCAAAAGCTGGACAacatgaggaaaaagaagatTCATGAAAGAGAGGATCAGTGGAATTTACATATTGCTGGACTTATAGAGGACCACAACACGCTTTTCAAGAAGactgaagaaaatatttcactcatACAACAAGATATACAAGATATAAGTACCGGGTTATCAAAGGTATTTTTTGCAAACATTGTCATGGTCACACAATATTTAGATAACTCATAATTATTTTCACTGTTGACAAGtctgttgattattttttcaattcTCCCAAAATCATAAAATGGTATGTCTTGAGTGATGACctgcttaaaataaaaaaaaaaaggaattgttTTTGGAAAAGCTAAAATCTTATGAATGACTCaaaattgttgttttctggatattttttttctagatgGCCTTACATATTCTTGAGGGGAAAGTGGAGAAGAAGCGTGAAAAGTGGAAGCAGCTTTTGAAGGAAAACAAGGGTCTCACTGAGTGTCTCTCGACACTCAATGAGGAAATtgctgaaaaggagaaaaaaatgaaatactacACAATGAGAgaggttatttttgttttttgaaaaaacGCAGTTTATAGTTTTAACTTCTACACTAATAtttttcaatttcctttttattcatcACTTTATGAAAGGATAACAgtggaaagataaaaaagaagGAGCTGAATGATCTAAAATTGGAAAATCAGGACCTGGAACAGAAATTCAACAAGGTATGTTTAAAAATTTTACTTAAAGTAAAGCAATGCGTCATGCTTCTTAAATGGTAGTACGATTCATCTACACCTCGGATTTCAGACTAAtgctttgtgttcttttgtactttattaaatgtttttatgcttCCGTTTATGTTGCAGCTTCAACTCAAGAATGATGAGTGGAACAAGAAATCCATTCAGAGGATTGAGAAGGTGCAGCACAAAGCAGACCTGCAGACCATGCAGCtggaaaacaaagtgaaaaccCTGACAGACACTCTGGAGAAGACGCAGGCTCAGCTCCACTTGGTGCTATCCACCTTGAATATGGACCAAATGGCCCTTTGTGGGATTACAAAAAAATTTGAGGTACTTTTTGTTCCCCTCCTCTGTAGTCTGATGTGTTCTGGATTGCTGCTGTTCTGTGTTTTATGCATATTGCCATGCTATTTGTACATACCCAACAGCTATATTTTACTTGCAGGAAACACTGGAGTTCTACAGTAATTGCATCAAAGACTTTCAATATAAAAAATCTCTAATCTTAAAGGttagtgattttatttttgcctgtATTTGATGAATGATCACATAGAAACTACTGATGTGGTGAAATCCATCTTTGTGTGAAACAATTGTGTGTCTGACAGAAAACGGATCTTCTGCGGAGCATGGCACAAAACAAACCTGATGCTTCCCGTGGAGATGCCTTGAGTCTAGCTAGGAAAAGACTGTGACACATCTTTAATCTGGTTCTACCTGAATGGGAagagattaattaaaatattatagAATTTTCAGCAAATCTCCCCTTGTGTCTGTTTAATCTAATATGTGTAATTTTTTAATTGCTCTCTTTTATACCTTTGTGGGCTAATTATTTCACTACAAACATAAACGTTATAAAGT encodes:
- the LOC115046809 gene encoding dynein regulatory complex subunit 4-like gives rise to the protein MPPKNKGAGKKTAKTRTPTLIDGLTKDEMSKEQLEEHIVRIQGELDIEREEINYLQRERDNIHTYWESTDRQLEEVKAKLQNVEKEIEMDEAQHQVKIKVYKQKMKHLLCEHQNTVTELKAESLVSTEVLQNEQEQLEDELHKGMIAVMVEMQQLDNENLLKELEMKHNEEITQARIMWEKLITEIKSVYDDKLKMQQQKLDNMRKKKIHEREDQWNLHIAGLIEDHNTLFKKTEENISLIQQDIQDISTGLSKMALHILEGKVEKKREKWKQLLKENKGLTECLSTLNEEIAEKEKKMKYYTMREDNSGKIKKKELNDLKLENQDLEQKFNKLQLKNDEWNKKSIQRIEKVQHKADLQTMQLENKVKTLTDTLEKTQAQLHLVLSTLNMDQMALCGITKKFEETLEFYSNCIKDFQYKKSLILKKTDLLRSMAQNKPDASRGDALSLARKRL